AAAGTTTGTACAAAGAGGAACACTTTGATTGGCCGAGAGGAGTTTGATGATGATGCAGAAATTGTTCTTTTCAGTCAAGTCAATTTCTAAACAAAACCCACATGAACTGTTTAATTACAAGACAgacctacaaaaaaaaactacagtcacagcaaatgaaaaatgaaaaacaaaacttgttATAGCAAGATGCTAGCTTTAAATCTGGGTTTTAATAATGTTGTTaagggtggagagagagagggggtgtgaaAAGCATGCAAAGATATTGGCACGCAGTCATGTTAGGTATTGAAAACAGCTGCACGGTGTCATGTGAAGATCATCCAGCTCTCACCGTTACAGTATGAGAACCAGGTGGAGGACTCAGTATTGGGAGGAAGAGCCATGTGGAGGTCTAACCCTCCATAGTATTCtgtttctttacacacacacacacacatgtcagAAACTGTTATTTCAAAAGGCTCCATGGTGTCTTAAAGCCAAGTCGGCATCATTTCTTGGTATAAATGGGTCAtgcttgctgtcaaacattggatgcatatcttctttttttattattatttagtagttgccaattgattTTATCCCGTTTTTCTACCAATTTGATATATCCAATTATATTTTTaagctcagcccaccgctaccacccctgcgctgacttgggagctgtgaagatgaacacacgctgtcctccgaagagtgtgccgtcagccgaccgcttttttttcactctgcaggcctgccatgcagccaacatTACAGgtaagcctgcaggcgcctggccagtctacaggggtcgctggtgcgcggtgggctgagaacaccctggccgacctaagccctatGACCTTGTAGCTGCTGAGGACCTGTAATTTCACAGGTTAATATCTGCAGCACCAGGAATCCAAGTCCTTGGAGCTCTCCCCAACAGCCATACAGACAGCTCCAAACCTTCTTCATCTTTATGATCTAAAGATATTAGAATGAAGGGTGGTAGGAGTTCAAGCCAACTCAATAAGCACAGTTCAGCACTGGAACAGCTGTAGAGTAGAGACGAGTGGAGGGATAGGGAATGCTGCTAATGCTAATAGGAGGTAAGAAAAGAGGTATGAGAAACAAACGATTGCACAGCCAGCCGAAGAGCGAGCCAGTCTGTCTGTGGACCTCATGTCGTCTGGATGATAGAAAGCAACCTTAGTCTTCAAATCACTTTAAAGAAAAATGTCTATTGGCAGTTCAGATCATATTTTAAAGAACAGTAAAGTAAAATGTAATCATCGTAGAACCTGGGCTGGGTCACATTTCACTCTCCTTTTACACAGATGGGATAAGAATAGAAATCAGCCTTCTTTTTATCCAGTGTGTCGACTTGTCAAGTGCTTTCTCCACAATTCTGGGCAAACATAGagtatttttaaatgtcatgTCTGGTGGAATTCACTGTGCTTAGAAACAGATAGTACTACATATGTGCAGAGGAGTTCAATGTCTTGGTTGAGGATTATCAGAAGTCTGCATGCTGATGTTTTTAATATTGACTCTCCCAGCTTTTGAATGCAATTTTGATGGTTCTCACTTCCTTGGTGTTCATTATGTACCCTTGCTCTTGGCTCAGTGCTTACCTGCTTCTGCAGGCAATTATCTTCCTGGATATGACCGCTGCGTTGGGTAAAGTTAATAAAAGGAGCTAGACATGTGGATTTATACTGTTATTggacaaattaaaacaatatggGTGTATTTCACAGGCCTGCTGGTTCAGAGCTTATTTGTCTCCTAGATGAAGGGCGCAGGATGGAGAGAAATCTGGGAAAGCAGGGTTGAGGCGGGATACATTAACCACAGATACAAACCAATCAAAGAGATGTGTAATCACATTGGTTGGAATGATGAGAACAGATTTTGTACAGAGGGAGCTTCTGTCTAGACAACCTTGTCATGCAAAAAAATTCTAATGAGATTATACAAAGAATTAATTATGGACACCATAATGTTCATTGGCTAAGGAGCTAGTTTTTGGGTCAGttttatatccccttcagtcactgtgtgcacaattgtaccatgttaagtttacctatctatatctattttataatgcaaatatgttttaattttggcagggcaacttctcaaactccatagagttcacacaaaagCCATAGAATAATGGGTGTCAGtgcaatgggcagtgttgtgtgacacaCTGCCGTTAGGGATTCCGTCCTGTCCTGTCACGTATGCAgttgagcccggctcttttgcattgtggttaagacacctGATTGCGGTGCACAGGATCGCGCTCAGCCTCTGCTCTCTTACATCAGCGGAAATCACTGCCTCCATTTAAAAACCATGGTGTGGTGTAAAAACTGCaataacaataagaaacaaaTTAAGAATCCACACAAGACTGTGAGCtgtttatttcagttttgagAATCGATGTGATTTCGATTCCGAGCATCGAAACCCCTTTTAAATCACTCAATAGCTGCTGGTAGCTGGTAAGAGAACAGTAACACACCCAAGCGCCATGCAGACCCTCTTCACACATTGTTTGAGCTGCTGGTTCTGAAGAGGCTGATGTGCTTTCAATTTGACTTTTTACCTTTTTTGCTGCGCTTGCAAATGTAGGAGGCCTGAACTAAATATTTCTCTTGGCTTTCGACAGAAAGCATGTGCATTGGCTATGTTATaaatacagcaacacaacacaaagCATACCAGTTCATCGAAGGTGCTTAACAAACATGTTATTTTTCCTTGATTCTGTAAGCCTCTAGTCTACAGTGTTAATGGAAATAGCATGGAGGGGACTTCACTTGACCGTCATCCACTATTCTAATGCCAACAAATTCCAAGCGtgcttttttaatacaaacatatAGAGCTGTCTTAACCACTCATGTTGTTGTGACACACACCTTGAGGCAGGATATATCGAAGTGAAGTACATGATTTATTAGATTACATTGCTATTCTCTTTATTATTGTGCAGAATGGGCAGAATGCTATCTCACAGCACCGCTGAGGAGTTGGCTGACTGCCACATAGTGTTCTCAAGGAAGAGATAAGGGAGATAAAAGAGGTAGGAGAGGGTGGAGATGTTCGGGCAAGTGTGAAATAAGTGGGGTTTTTTGACCATCGTTCACAGGGTAGGCAGTGCTGGTATGCATGTGCACGTGCGTCAGCCTTCAACATTGCATTGAATATATGCTTCTTTCCATCTGAATCAATCAAACCTTGATCCAGTTTCAATGCATTCCCTGGAGTGGACTGCAATTGATCTAAATATGCATTGCTGCAGAGCCAAGGTTAGGGATAACAGCGTCTATATTTCTCTCTtaaaataatatgtgaaaaaaaacacaacaggtaGCAACCtattttactgatttaaaaagaCAGTTCGAAGGTAAAGTATTTTGACCTTTATAAATGTTTgccatagcaaaagcatagcaaagtgtagtaaagaatAGTGACAGCATGGATAAGCATTTTAAAGAATTGCGAGGTATGgttaagcatattaataaacatggcaaaccaggttaAACTGTACTATACATAGTATAAACATGGaaaaaacatgacaaaactgcataaatactgtggtaaacttttataagggcaggtCCTTCACCAACTGCTAGACATCATTTCTGTGTTGAATTTTCTGTAGCAAAAAAAGAGTGGAAAGTCAGCAATGTAAGAACATTCAGGTGGTCATTTGATGCACCACCATCAGCTatttaaggtgtgtgtgtgtgtgcaactattcagcaacggtcatggtaaagcataaataTCTCAGTAACTGCACAGTGTGCATGATAGCGGGTGCAACCGGCTCGTCCACCAAACCAGTGCCTGCATTGAACAATGTGTCCATCGAGACAGTCTTTTGGTCAGTGGCAAGCAACAGACATGCTACAGTGGTCCAAATCACTTCAAACTTCCCCACTGAAGACACATCTAATTCCACTCAAACAAGGTCCTGGCACCTATGGTGTCCTATAAGGTCAATCTTTTTGTGATATGAATAGAGCGGGCACATCAGTTTATTTATCACCGTATCATAGGGAAGAACCAGCAAGAGAGAAAGATGCAacagaatatcataatatactttattaaatataatttattaaacagCTGACGAAAACAGCTTGCACAACCAATGGCAAATACAATGGTCACTAATCCACCCCGATTAAGAGCTTCTTATGAACATCTGCAGCAACAGAAATAAAatccaacattacaaatataatCTGAAGTAACACTGTCTGTTGTCAGTTCTACACGCACACAAATACAGAAACTAGGCCAGGGAGATGAGCATAAGCGTACATGTATCACAATCTTCATCTCTAACCATTAGCTCATACCTCATCTCAGTCCACCGTGGACCCTGTTTCCAAAgctaactcatgagttatttaccATCAGTCTAAAGAGAGAGCCACACATATCTAACTCTAACTCTCTCACGAGTCTATATAAAAGTCTTGTTAAAGACACGCCCACTTCAGAGTTCGATGACAAGCTTTCCTTCATCATCACTGCTGCTTGTGTCCGCCTCCTCCAGGTTAGCCTGGGCAGCTCTGTGAAGAGCCTGCAAGGTCTTCGGTAGACCTGACCCAGCGCTGTTCACCTCCTCCTTGTTCAAGCATGAATCTGCAGGAATCCAATTCAAACATTCCTCTCCATCTGCATTCACACTGGAATCCCCGAACAACGAATTCTGACTCAAACTGAAATAGGCTGGTTCCAGGTCTCCTTTTGAAGACCACTGCGTAATGTTTTTATCCTCTGCACCAAAGACTGGGGccggtgtgagagagtcagcctTTTCCCTGTTATCTATGTTCTGTGATGGACCCTCTCCGTACCCTACATTCATGGTGGGTCGTTCTTCCTGCAGCGAGAGGCCTTGTGTTGTTTCCAAAGACCTGGAGTTCCTCTGTAGTTCAGCCTCCTCGTGGCCCCTAGCAACACACTTGCTGTCCAATGAGAGGGCACCCCTGGGGAGTGGGCGGGCTTTGTGAGGCACAGCAGGGAATCTGACTGTAGAGGGAGCAAGATAGGATCCTTCCCTCTGCCCTGGAGGATGGGAGAAACCAGAGGCCAGACTCAAAGCCCTGTGGCCCCCCATGTGGGAGAGAGTACTGGGCAGGGAGCTGGTATGAGCTGGCAGCTGGGAGAGATGAAGAGGTAGAAGGTGAGAACCCTCCTCGCTCACATTTGGTTTCTGGGATGCGTCCAGCTCCTGTGAGGAAACAAAATAGTAGACTTTAGTAAGCCTCACAGTCCCCAGTGTATACTTCTTCTTCCTCTAGGGGAATTCAGAATGCATAAAATAATTGGATGGTCTATGCTTGCATGCCAGTGAGATGCTGTTAAAAGCTATATAACTGCTATTGCGTGGTTTTGATGCTTGCTTGCTTGCGGTGTGGATGATCACAAGTTCTCTCCAAGCCTCTGCAGATGGATAGCTGGTAGACAGAGAGGATTGTTATCATTTACTATGATACCCATCTTAAGTTAATTTGCATGGTGGTTTTAAAATATGAGCTGGCTGCATGTTTTTTATATCTGCTCAAGAACGTGCCTATAGGCTCCATGCCCTGCTGCCAGACCATGAGCAGACATATGAGTGTAATGCACTTCACAGCAAAGAAGTGCTCTTGGCATCCCCTCAGTCAAGAATACATTCCCCCTGGTGTCTGAATAAAGGGTTTAGTGAAGTACCTGGATTGAAACAGGCACTGTAAAACAAGAATGATGGCAGCCCAGTGCGGAAAGACTTGAATTTTTCTTCAAATCAGTATTCATGAAATGTTGGGGAGATATAGAAATGCCAAGGATCTATCAGAAGAAAAGGCTGGCACATGTGAAGGGTTCTGCTTTCCACCGCACGATAATTACACTGTAAGCAGAAAGCGAGATCAAAACGATCCAATCTAGCAACTGAATGTCACAAGAGTTTAGAGTACCATTCATTTAATGGTGGTATACCGATATTGCCCCCCATTAACATTGAAACCATAGAAATTCATGAATGGGTGTATTTCACACCAATTGATGTCATTTAAAACACCAAGCATTACCGCTGAGTGGCATATATGGCTCAAGGTTTTCCACCAGACGGTTTCGTGCATGGATATAAGGCTGAGTTATGACTGTGGAATCTGCTATCCCCTGTTTAGCACCAGTGACTGTCCTGTGGTATTGCTCTGAATCCTCCTTGGATTGGGGAGTCACTTACTTGTGGTTCTGTGGTTACTACTGTCTGCACAGCAGCTGCTGTCTGCAGTTCAGAGTCGGAGCACCTCTCTGCTGCCTTCCCCGGGCCCCTTCTGCAGGTGATCTCTGCTGCCCCCTCTGGCTGGAATCTGAAAGTACCATCAGAAGACTGCTGCTTCTCTTTGCTACCTGTAGGGCAGAAACCCAGCCCCCCAAAATCCTGCGTTATTACCCTGTTAATCCTGCTCAGAAGAGACTGTCGTTGACTGCTGCCTCCTGCTCTGTGTCAAAACACACCACAGGCTTAAGACCTAATTCAATTAGCTTTTTAAAGCTGGGAAAAAGGATTTGGGGAAATTGGGTAATTCAATAAACTCGGCAGTATTTACACTGTTTGAATTTAATTTACATAGAGTTAATGGGGAGGTAGTAGATTAGAGTACATAAACTGAATAAAAGTCAATATTGATCCACATTCTGTTAACTTTGAATTTCCTAGAACGCTTTCTCACAGCTTAAAAGGTCCCAATGGATGTCCTCCTGTTTGCTTACACAGTATTCAGGGATGTCTGGAACAATTTACTGTACCGGTGCATCAGAAACTTAGCTCATATATCTTTGTACATGTTAAATGTTTCGTGCCACGCTACTGCTAGAAATGTTAGTTCTGATTGTATGCTATCATTCTAAAGatatgttgtttaaatatattttaatgaaactgCATAAGCTGCTGTATCGATAACAGGCCAATGCTGAAAATGACACGCTTCATCTCAACTCTCTAAACAAAAAACTATGGAAGAGGCGACCATGCCTCACATCTGATACATGTACCTGTAGTATTATAGCAATGCTCCATTTGATCAACAGGAACGGTCAGGCTTGTGCCTCATGTAAATGTGTATTTCTGTGTTAATGTGAAGTCTGGCCCCTAGGTCTGACAGCTTTCAAACATCTACCAGACAGTTGTACTGTAATCCACGGCTCTAAATGATGCATCAatggtaacaaaaaaataaaagagaaaaaaagagcaAGCTATCACCCCAGAGATAAAGCTAATGCCCAATTGGAGTTCAATCGCTTTGTTCCTGAAAAGAGGTCATCTCAATAGCGCCCTGCCTGGTAAACAAAAGACATGGAATCTGTTCCTCGCAGGGTACAGAATATGGGTCTTCAGGGTTCCATAGCAAGAGATTCCAAGACAGAATACGGGTCTTCAGGGTTCCATAGCGAGATTCCGTGACAGAATACGGGTCTTCAGGGTTCCATAGCAAGAGATTCCGTGACAGAATACGGGTCTTCAAGGTTCCATAGCAAGAGATTCCATGACAGACTACGGAACCTTGCTTATGCTCTGTTTTGACTGACTCCACTGCTTGGATTAGACTTGCCGTCGAGGACTCTGGAGCCTCCTTGTTTACAGAGAGAATAAACAGTCATTATCTCCGGCTTGCTTTGACTCTGGATCCCCGCCAGGAGGTCGTCCCTGCAGCTCCAATGCGAGAATCTCCTTAAACTGGTACTGTGAAATTGCAGGTGCTGTATCTGTTAACGAATCATCACTGGTAGGATTTGGCTCACTGGGACGACCAAGTTTCAGGCAATAGCAGCCCCAAGGGATGAAGCCTGCCAGAAGTGATATTCCTTTGTTCTGGAAATATTCCTTTGCTTTGGAAAGGGGATTCAGGTGATACAACAGGGGTGTTATTGTCTGATAAGAGTTAGGTAAAGAACGAAAATTCAGCAAAACACCGCTCTCAGCATGAAACGAAAAACATCCAGAACCTGTTACCTGTTTATCACGTGGGATTTTTTTGTACAAGTTAAGGCATGGAATGGTGCAGGCAATCAGAACTTGGCAAATACAGACACCAACACCTTGTCGAATATTGAAATATTTTCTGCTGCGGGCAAAGCAGACGTTCCCAGTGGGAGTCGTGCGATTTCTCTAtctctgtttattctgtttgtgCAACACACTTTCTTaataaatgttttgcatttagTGAATGAATAAATATGTGTGTAATATTATTAAACACACCCTTTGGAGATTACTAACTGAAGATAAGATCCACAGGTTGCCAGCACCCTTACCATGTTACCATGATGGTATGCCACCAAACCAGAAGCAAAAGACAGCCGAGAGGCAGGCTGGTTAGAGCAACCAGATTGGAGGCCAGCCCATTAACAGCTATCTTTAATTGAGTTATTTACTGTATAATGCCAACTGAGACAGTTTGTTGGAAGATTCCATTAAGATATGAGTTACAGTTCTTTTTAGCACAGATTGACACATAGCTAAGTACTGTATTACCTCTAGTGCAAAGTTGTTTtttgtacaagaaaaagaaaacttgtaTGTTAGAGAATTCGTAAGAAGGCATAAAGGTGTACTGTATGCAGGAACTGATACATTATCTTTAATATGTTTGCACAGTCTCAGGACATCACCCTTTACAGGGTTATCACTTACAGAAAGCTATTTAACGTAAAACTGTCTTCACAAATCACATTCAAATGGACCATTCCTTCATTGTAATAATTGAAGCCTTCAGTCCAAGTCCAGCACATGCAATGTCACGTTACTATGGACCCTCTTCACAGAACTGATAAAAGAACAGATTTAAGAAATGTAGTTTTGAGGAGTGCTTTTATACATTCTCattgaaaaatgagaataaaccaATAAACCCTCACTATGAGGATGTTAGCTCCTAAGCCATCAAGCAGTACAGATGGTGACCAGTCCTCGCACAGGAACATGGAGAGATGCGACACGCTGCATCCAATGTGTTTCAGTTTGAAATcgtcttgtttgtttatctttTGGTTGAAATGAGTGAGTAGATTCTAATCTGCACCTGCTTCAGCTTCTCTAAGCTATGTCTAAAATCCCTCCTGGATTTCCACTCTGTATCTATTTCCTGTGGCCTCGGTTTTCACAGCGCTGCATGCAAGCTTCTAGGAACTCCATGAGCTTGCAACTTGTGTACAAGCCCTTGTTCTTGTGGCAAACAATGGGGTCTCATCTTATCTGACCCCTGTATCTTGATGTAGCTTTTGACCCGTTTTTGATTTGTCACTGTGTCTTCtgtctgtgacctttgacctgtgGGCAATTCCTCTCTAGGGTTTTGTGGGTTATTGGCAAACTCTCAAACCAGCCCTAGACTCCTGTATGTCACCGCTGTCTAGATCAAACCACCTTCAGCCCGGGGGAATTGCACActctgttgtattaaaatcccAGTGCCCCACATTGAAACCGCCACGCACAGTCCTCCTCTATCTTATTAAAGTTAATTGACCCTGGCGTTGAGAGGTTGAGATCGCTGTCCTTTCCTCCATTGTCCTGCTTCACCGATTCCTATGTGGTGCTGTATTCTTAGCATTAACCTTTAACACTGCTGGAAAAGTAATCTTCACAAAACGAGGGAAGATAACCCAGATAACACTGAAGCTTGTTTACCCTGGCATGAGAATTTAACAAAAACAGGGCTCTGTTTGGTTCAGCAGCCACTGTGTCCTTTGTGAAAAAATAACCAAGTACCTGCACTTTGAGATAAGAACTGCCTGTTAACCTACTTCCACATTCAATAGGAATCACTTAACCCCAACTCCTGGACAAATTCTCCAATAAACCTTTGAAAGGATCTTAAAACCAGCTGAAGCTCCTGCACTGTTCGTGCCCATAGCTTCTTCTGAGAAAGGATAGGGGCTACAATGTTACTGTCACTTGATGTCTGTAAATGAGTTAATGTAGCTTATAACGTTTTTGTGGTGTCTTCTACTGGACAAAGATCAGTCTTGTGCCATAATAAAATGTCAGCCCTAATTTAATGACAAAGGGAAACATAGGTTTCTACTTCATAGTTTCCAAAATATTGCTAATTGACTCCATATAATCACATGACATTGTGCAGCATACCATGTTGTACCCATGCTTGTAGTATGCATTTACTGTGGCTGGGGGAAATATCACAGACAAACTGATTTAGCCGGTAATGCAATttgtgttgttcttttttttagcaTGAAACCAGCTCCTGATACCAATCAACAACCTTCAATCACTAAATCTCAACCTCCTTCAACACATACCCACCATACAGAGTGAGTGGACTATTCCTCTTAGTAAAGGATTGGGGGGAGTATGCAGAAGAGTGTAGCAAAGTGCTTAGAGCTGAGTGAAGGAGATACTGATTGTGAACCCTGTTAAATAACCTGCTGGTTCTGTGAAAAGCTGCATTGAATGAACTGCCTCCTCCACTCGAAATGCAGATATAAATTATGTAGGCAGTAGTAATATGGTCCTATTCCTCCCCCTTGTGGGTATATATAGTgcatcaaatacatatgtttccTATATGACTTACTATGATATTAGTCTACAAATCCCCTGCATAGAAATAATAACAGTGCTTTAATGAGAACACTGCCTTCTCCTATTGAACGGTAACTTACCCGAGGTTAGTGTTTGGAGAAGTCCCCCGACCGGTTCACATTTTCTGGTCGGTTCCTCTTCATCTGCCACCTGGGTACTGCGACACAGAGGGATTTGTAGAGCTTCCTGGAGAGGGGATTTTTGCAAAACTGTTTCCTGCAAAACCAGTTTTGCTTGCGGACCCCATTTCATTAAATGTGAAAGTGCGCCCGAGTCATCCTTACCCTGTGCTAGGAAGAGCAACAGGTCCGGATTCAAACTCTGGTCCGGTTGGGGTCCGCCCACCCCTTCTTGAACATCAGTATTGGCCTGGGAGCTCCATTGGGCTGAGACTGTCTGATTGATTCTTAGGAAGGGTTCAGGTGAGGTGCAAGCTTCCAGCAAAACAGCCCTTGCTGTGTTTTCCAGCTGTGGCACATGGGATTTGGGTCTATGATATTCAGTGTGAGGCGAGTGTTCCTGTAACGTGCATTCGGCAGCACTGCCTTTCTGGGAGACGCAGGATGGGGCCACCTGTTTGAATCCTGGCATGGTCCGCGGTGTTGGAAGAGGCAAGTGCAGAGTTTGATTGAGTCCCTCGAAAAGTTCATTCTGGCAAAAAGCTTTGGAGTTCAACTCATTTCCAGGGTTGTTTTCCAGTTCTGTGATGCTGGGTGACTGCCTGTTGTTTATGACTTTGTGTTGGCTAAGAGCGCCTTGTACAATACATCCTGGATTGCTTACTCTTGGTTCTGTATCAGACAAACGCGCATGACTAACTGCCTGGATGAGTTTGTGTTGGCCCGAAGGCTCCTGTAAAACATTGTCAGTGTGACTGTCTGCATTAGCTACTGAGGGAGAAGTCTCACTGAGCCCCTGACAAGATTTGTGTCTTCCAATTGAAGCCATCAGTAAAACAAAGTCTGTATTACTGTCCTGTTCTCCTGTGCTTATGAGGAGAGGATTAGCCATTATTGAGGCTTTCTGAGGAACAATGACAGCATGGGAATCCTGTGGGGATTTACAGGATGGGAGAGTTTGACTGTTTATGAGCATTAGGTGGTCGAACACTTGACATGAAACAGGCTCTGCATCGTATTCTGGGTAATTTGTACGAGCTGTAGCTTCCGAACTTGATCCCTGAAATGGCGTGTGTTGGGAAGTTTCTTCTGAAATATCATCCTCAGCATGCTTGTTTTTACCTAAATATTGACGTGAAACATCTTCCGTATGTCTGTGCTGTGGGTTTGTATCAGATGAAGAAGTCTGTTTCAGTTCCTTGAAAGATTTGTTGCTGCTGGTGGAGTCTGGTGAGACAGGTCTATCACTGGCATTGAGTTGGTCTGTGTTAGATGTGCCATCCTTACTGGATACTTGGTCATTTTTCTGTTCCATAAATTCCTCACGTGAAacagtgtttgtatgtgtgtctgGTTGAGCCTCACAAATTTGCTTTTTACAACAGCCCCCCACTTCAGCTTCCTTAAAGCTCTCTTGTTGCATGTTCCAGGATAAGGGTGTATGATTCGGGCAATTTAATATTTCTTTTTGATTAGAAGTTAGTTCCAGGAGTTGCTGAGAATGATCCTCATTTACATGAATATTATAGGGAAAGGATTCCTGAGTTTGTATTTGGAGTGGCTCATTTGATTTACAGATCTTATTTTTGGTGTCACCAATGGATTGCTGTGTAAGTTGGGTGTGGGTAAAAGTTCCCTGTGTAAAATGTTCTGCTAGTTGGTATTCAAAATAGGCAACAGTTTGATTAGAAGATTGAATGAGAAGGTTGTGAATGGGAGTTTCTAGGCAAACAGTTTTTGATCCACTTCCCAGTTGACTCAGAACCTGAAATGGTTCACATTGCCCAGGAGCTTCCAGTAACTGCATTTCTTCAGTGTGGCTGATTGTAGAGATTGAGACTTTCTCAGTGTGGTCATCCTGTTGGACTGAATGTAACATTTGATTCTGCTCTTGGAATAGAGTGTTCCGGCTATCTGGGTTGCAATCCCTTGGAGCTGTGCAGGACAGGAGAGTCAAACTTAGCCCCTCTGTGTGTTCGTGGTGTGTGGAATCCTTTTGTGTAAAGCATTCTCCATTGCCCTCGTGTTGGTTTCTGTGTGGCGAGAGCACCTGGAATTGTGAAGGTTGGTGTTGACTTGCTGATTGCTGTAACACGGTTTCTGCGTGGGCTGTAGCGTGGGAGGGAGTTTGACCTGGTATCTCGGCAGGCTGCTGCTGTTCCAAAGCATCCTGTAATGGAGTCCCTGCACAGACTTCCAGTGAATGAGTAAGAGTTAGTGGAGCATCGCAGACAAAGGGAATCGCCTCCTTCTGATAAAAATGTTTCTGTGAAACACACCCTGTATGGCTGTCCTCATGGATTCTACTGGCCCATTGGGGATTGTCTGATAAAGCTACCTGATGGAAACCCTTTATGGACTTGCTAGGACCGTCCTGTGATACAGATCCTGCTTCTCCTGACTGGTTGCTGTCTGGCAGTTTTGTCTTGCTCGCCCCCTgctctgcctcaacaacatgggcAGGCACGCTTAGCCCTTTCACACAAACACTGGTAGGCGTGCCACACAATAAAGAGTCTTCTTGTTTTGGGGACAGAGGGTTATCACATCGACTTTTGTTAGGAACCAAGTTGCTGAAAGATGTTACAGGAAGATTCAAACAGGCTGTAGTGGCTGTGAGGGCAAGGCACTGTAACGTGTCTTCTGTGGATCTGGGGAAAGCATTTGAATGTGTTCTTTGACTGCCCTCTTGAGGCAGTTTGAGTTGATACATTGGGAGAAAGCTAGGCTTCTTAGTTGGGAGAGGTGCAGATGCTTCTATCTTCGTCACAGTGTCTTGTGCAGGGCTGGTCTCCTCGTGTTGGGCTGAACCTGGGTGAAAATGATGGCTAATGAGGCCCTGATAGTGAGCTGGTTCATTTTCTACCCCTTCCATGG
The sequence above is drawn from the Acipenser ruthenus chromosome 29, fAciRut3.2 maternal haplotype, whole genome shotgun sequence genome and encodes:
- the LOC117428377 gene encoding uncharacterized protein LOC117428377, which gives rise to METSKQGCLSTPASSEPSVQDCLSQPGSSSSTALAEDGMQSKQKPLQTVYLNTISLPLYQQCQPACSQETPSIHLSVPQLPERMGQAEPKQLLPTLTLSLVNGLPTVYSQGLVSIPPGKPKSTGKHVCKHCGRDCLKPSVLEKHLRCHTGERPYPCATCGVAFKTQSNLYKHKRTQAHARLCSEPQGGSRDSAQSSKETSLESPFAGGYEGGNSKGSGSLDKEAAVCDVTPISTTSTQLELAGQGKVESCTGRALHQAALVGLILAPVNGNQENTAQECGLLPGRQSMLGTTNDSRAEREGQSTQMPNRHIPLQRQEATFFSKQWDPRASSGKSQSHDSTDSGYLSHSESTEQQSWGSCSNSSVREHSMESLPETAMESQAETAPSAAMHCPAEAAPCSSSNKPSELEKKQLEEHISKLISDNDAVVDDKRLANVRPRKTVLSKQGSIDLPMPYTYKDSFHFDMKASKMTNTCVSWNRPTSRSKPGLFSSVPTQCSTSLDRLPVTRSSSLPFSGSCLGLEGATRQNFYHQEACSGGKDSSGHLYTGDFAARSVDLQASHPRSLVRQVAVDCIPAAEVTCPPDPLEEANQSSLGSEGEPAGLTNESSGGKGRRKKTPKFSYNKWYMYGDGIFRKLYQMEKGRNAKLSGGGCRVRKSSGSAEASNSLEENKSMETQAAQAPASSGGVNGASTHQGNLIYQPPNLPAKVPGFETKQGLPTLHGTDSEVPLCCYKTSATPCNQSEREKSALPSNEVSSVRDTGSGESIVYFQKPQQKGIANSQHQRLVRQCSLLVPELSSIKGSWAPKDVCTVKEVDQSRKNTSCQSLSHLPSDRKKKKTDGIITTGGLPVEVSGCRDGTQSCSSLKWLNSKTEIRQNKILHSLGTTCDTKNEGVSMEGVENEPAHYQGLISHHFHPGSAQHEETSPAQDTVTKIEASAPLPTKKPSFLPMYQLKLPQEGSQRTHSNAFPRSTEDTLQCLALTATTACLNLPVTSFSNLVPNKSRCDNPLSPKQEDSLLCGTPTSVCVKGLSVPAHVVEAEQGASKTKLPDSNQSGEAGSVSQDGPSKSIKGFHQVALSDNPQWASRIHEDSHTGCVSQKHFYQKEAIPFVCDAPLTLTHSLEVCAGTPLQDALEQQQPAEIPGQTPSHATAHAETVLQQSASQHQPSQFQVLSPHRNQHEGNGECFTQKDSTHHEHTEGLSLTLLSCTAPRDCNPDSRNTLFQEQNQMLHSVQQDDHTEKVSISTISHTEEMQLLEAPGQCEPFQVLSQLGSGSKTVCLETPIHNLLIQSSNQTVAYFEYQLAEHFTQGTFTHTQLTQQSIGDTKNKICKSNEPLQIQTQESFPYNIHVNEDHSQQLLELTSNQKEILNCPNHTPLSWNMQQESFKEAEVGGCCKKQICEAQPDTHTNTVSREEFMEQKNDQVSSKDGTSNTDQLNASDRPVSPDSTSSNKSFKELKQTSSSDTNPQHRHTEDVSRQYLGKNKHAEDDISEETSQHTPFQGSSSEATARTNYPEYDAEPVSCQVFDHLMLINSQTLPSCKSPQDSHAVIVPQKASIMANPLLISTGEQDSNTDFVLLMASIGRHKSCQGLSETSPSVANADSHTDNVLQEPSGQHKLIQAVSHARLSDTEPRVSNPGCIVQGALSQHKVINNRQSPSITELENNPGNELNSKAFCQNELFEGLNQTLHLPLPTPRTMPGFKQVAPSCVSQKGSAAECTLQEHSPHTEYHRPKSHVPQLENTARAVLLEACTSPEPFLRINQTVSAQWSSQANTDVQEGVGGPQPDQSLNPDLLLFLAQGKDDSGALSHLMKWGPQAKLVLQETVLQKSPLQEALQIPLCRSTQVADEEEPTRKCEPVGGLLQTLTSGSKEKQQSSDGTFRFQPEGAAEITCRRGPGKAAERCSDSELQTAAAVQTVVTTEPQELDASQKPNVSEEGSHLLPLHLSQLPAHTSSLPSTLSHMGGHRALSLASGFSHPPGQREGSYLAPSTVRFPAVPHKARPLPRGALSLDSKCVARGHEEAELQRNSRSLETTQGLSLQEERPTMNVGYGEGPSQNIDNREKADSLTPAPVFGAEDKNITQWSSKGDLEPAYFSLSQNSLFGDSSVNADGEECLNWIPADSCLNKEEVNSAGSGLPKTLQALHRAAQANLEEADTSSSDDEGKLVIEL